One Lactobacillus crispatus DNA segment encodes these proteins:
- a CDS encoding penicillin-binding transpeptidase domain-containing protein, with protein sequence MKKNSNLKLQKSKAHGYRFTVGRFLQMAVALVFLVFTARFLYIGISKTVNGQNLSQRTKQLYKRNQVIKATRGTIYDRNGLTIAEDSHLYTVYAILDKTSINYKNKPEYVVNKTKTAEKLAQVLPLPAEKIYQYLTPKKKVFQVQFGTGGSGLTLRQKKKIEAMKLPGIKFLETPSRLYPNGVFASHTVGLAQPIWNKKTNAQNLVGTMGIEAYFNKTLTGTDGYRISSVDASEYQLPNSNQVYKPAKNGNNLYLTLDSQLQSLLETRLSEVQKTYRPTSITATVEDMKTGKILAASQRPTFNPQTMKGLTKSYRDILVQDTYEPGSVFKILSFAAVVNSGNYNPNEYYRSGSVNIAGSTIHDWLTSGWGTIPFSQAFERSSNTGFVKLEQKMGAKTWKKYLRKFRIGEKTGVSLPGEQPGMISFKTPVDQAITAFGQGVTVNVMQMMQAYSSLANNGQMVKPQLVNKITDSDGNTIQGYQIKKVGTPVYSAKTRKVIVANMRKVLNKQSGTGSAYKMGNADIAVKTGTAQIANPKGGGYLKGDSNYIFSVVGIYPASKPRYCIYLTIKQPHLIGGGAEKILASIFKPMMQRIISIAKNDDVSTTVKVPNLKTKTVAQAESQTKQLGLNLVKIGSGDRISNQGVKSGEKLESGSKIFVNTSGKIICPDMTGWTYSDLHQFASLTDIKLSIKGTGTVASQSVAKGTELKAGRKLNIKLKE encoded by the coding sequence ATGAAAAAAAACAGTAATTTAAAATTACAAAAATCCAAAGCCCACGGCTACCGCTTTACGGTGGGGAGATTTCTCCAAATGGCCGTGGCTTTGGTTTTTCTTGTATTTACGGCTAGATTTTTATATATCGGAATATCCAAGACAGTTAATGGTCAAAATTTATCACAGCGTACCAAGCAGCTTTATAAGCGCAATCAGGTAATTAAGGCCACGCGAGGGACTATCTATGATCGAAATGGATTAACAATTGCGGAAGATTCGCATTTGTATACGGTTTATGCGATTTTAGATAAGACTTCGATCAACTATAAGAATAAACCTGAGTATGTAGTGAATAAAACCAAGACAGCTGAAAAGCTGGCACAGGTTTTACCATTGCCTGCGGAAAAAATTTACCAATATTTAACCCCAAAAAAGAAGGTCTTTCAGGTACAATTTGGGACAGGTGGTAGTGGACTGACATTGCGGCAAAAGAAAAAGATTGAAGCAATGAAATTACCAGGAATTAAGTTCTTGGAAACACCATCTAGATTGTATCCCAATGGTGTTTTTGCATCACATACTGTTGGATTGGCTCAACCAATTTGGAATAAAAAGACTAATGCACAAAACTTAGTCGGAACTATGGGAATTGAAGCCTATTTCAATAAGACTTTGACTGGGACAGATGGTTACCGGATTTCTTCGGTAGATGCATCTGAATATCAGCTTCCAAATAGTAATCAGGTTTATAAGCCTGCTAAAAATGGAAACAACTTGTATTTAACACTAGATTCTCAGTTGCAGAGTTTGCTTGAGACTCGCTTAAGTGAAGTACAGAAAACTTACCGACCAACATCAATTACTGCTACAGTTGAAGACATGAAGACTGGGAAAATTTTGGCAGCTTCTCAACGCCCTACTTTTAATCCTCAAACTATGAAGGGATTAACTAAGTCGTATCGGGATATCTTGGTGCAAGATACTTATGAACCAGGATCAGTTTTCAAGATTTTGTCATTCGCTGCAGTAGTCAACAGTGGCAATTACAACCCTAATGAGTATTACCGGTCTGGTTCTGTTAATATTGCTGGTTCGACTATCCATGACTGGCTGACTTCAGGTTGGGGCACAATTCCATTTTCTCAAGCTTTTGAACGTTCAAGTAACACTGGTTTTGTTAAGTTAGAACAAAAGATGGGTGCTAAGACTTGGAAGAAGTACTTGAGGAAGTTCAGAATTGGTGAAAAGACGGGAGTCAGTCTTCCAGGTGAGCAGCCGGGGATGATTTCGTTTAAAACACCAGTTGACCAAGCAATTACTGCTTTTGGTCAAGGCGTTACTGTGAATGTAATGCAAATGATGCAAGCTTATAGTTCTTTGGCTAATAATGGTCAAATGGTAAAGCCACAGTTGGTTAATAAAATTACTGACTCTGATGGCAATACAATTCAAGGCTATCAGATTAAAAAAGTTGGTACTCCAGTATATAGTGCTAAAACCAGAAAAGTAATTGTGGCTAACATGAGAAAGGTACTTAATAAGCAATCAGGAACTGGTTCTGCTTATAAGATGGGAAACGCCGATATTGCTGTTAAGACGGGGACTGCGCAGATTGCTAACCCTAAAGGTGGAGGTTATCTAAAGGGTGATAGTAATTATATTTTCTCTGTTGTTGGTATTTATCCAGCAAGTAAACCACGTTACTGTATTTATTTGACAATTAAGCAACCACACTTAATTGGAGGCGGAGCTGAAAAGATTTTGGCTTCAATTTTCAAACCGATGATGCAGAGAATCATTTCGATTGCTAAAAATGATGATGTATCAACTACTGTAAAAGTACCAAACTTAAAAACTAAAACCGTTGCACAAGCTGAAAGTCAAACTAAGCAATTAGGACTTAATTTGGTTAAAATTGGTAGCGGTGATCGGATTAGCAATCAAGGAGTTAAGAGTGGCGAAAAGTTAGAGTCTGGGTCTAAGATTTTTGTCAATACTTCAGGAAAAATCATTTGTCCTGATATGACGGGATGGACTTATAGTGATTTACACCAATTTGCTAGTTTGACAGATATTAAGTTAAGCATAAAAGGTACCGGCACTGTTGCGAGTCAAAGCGTGGCTAAAGGAACAGAATTAAAAGCTGGAAGAAAATTAAACATTAAGTTAAAGGAGTAA
- a CDS encoding DUF3397 domain-containing protein, protein MLYIFLIPIIGLVVAFFINKIFPKAQFRGYDVMPFFFLSACGLITLHMNKPSFLPYGFLCYFVLVIVVSLNDAIRNKNISLGKTVRKLWDYLTACTVFWYIGLLLMLVL, encoded by the coding sequence ATGCTTTATATTTTCCTAATTCCAATTATTGGCTTAGTAGTTGCTTTTTTTATCAATAAAATTTTCCCTAAAGCACAGTTTAGAGGGTACGATGTTATGCCATTTTTCTTTCTTTCAGCTTGTGGATTAATTACTTTACATATGAATAAACCTTCTTTTTTACCTTATGGTTTTTTATGCTATTTTGTATTAGTGATTGTTGTGTCGCTGAACGATGCGATTAGAAATAAAAATATTTCTTTAGGAAAAACAGTTAGAAAATTATGGGATTATTTGACTGCCTGTACTGTTTTCTGGTATATCGGACTTTTATTGATGCTAGTGTTATAA
- the mreD gene encoding rod shape-determining protein MreD, whose amino-acid sequence MSTFRKWVLAIGLFIALVVDGVCALYLHQFMTYDNFAASSVILPISVMLIGLFDDTNDNEIWLALGAGIVADIYFYGIIGVYTVFLPASCWICQKTARFLPEMLWARLIVVLLGTAVFVAYSWLIFNMVGISAASAHVLLMSILVSLGWAVVFFFLLYWIWGNLAQDYPFLIDLNAYRV is encoded by the coding sequence ATGTCTACGTTTCGAAAATGGGTTTTGGCAATTGGCTTATTTATTGCATTGGTAGTAGACGGTGTATGTGCACTTTACTTACATCAGTTTATGACTTATGACAACTTTGCAGCGTCAAGCGTCATTTTGCCAATCAGTGTAATGTTGATTGGTCTGTTTGATGATACTAATGATAATGAAATTTGGTTAGCATTAGGTGCAGGAATTGTTGCTGATATCTATTTTTATGGCATTATCGGTGTTTATACAGTTTTCCTACCTGCAAGTTGCTGGATCTGTCAAAAAACAGCTCGTTTTTTACCGGAAATGTTATGGGCTAGATTAATTGTCGTTTTATTAGGAACTGCAGTTTTTGTTGCGTATAGTTGGCTCATTTTTAATATGGTGGGTATTAGTGCTGCATCAGCACACGTATTATTAATGAGCATTTTAGTCAGTTTAGGTTGGGCAGTTGTCTTCTTTTTTCTCTTGTATTGGATTTGGGGCAATTTAGCTCAGGATTATCCATTCTTAATTGATTTAAACGCTTATCGAGTTTAA
- the rsmH gene encoding 16S rRNA (cytosine(1402)-N(4))-methyltransferase RsmH, with product MKFKHTSVLLHETIDNLKPKNGGLYVDATFGGGGHARYLLSKIDTGTLVGFDQDEYAIKSAKLNFANLLQPDSEPRLELVHDNFSNLEKDLVKLGYSDGIDGIYYDLGVSSPQFDQADRGFSYRYDARLDMRMDQSQDLDAYQLVNTLSQKELADILYQYGDEKFSRQIAHRIVERRREKPIATTFELVDVIKDAIPAYARRTGGHPAKKSFQALRVAVNHELDVLQASLEEAIKILRPGGRISVITFQSHEDKIVKRIFKKYSEVEVPRGMPFIPDGMKPTLRLVNHKPIVASTSELENNNRSHSAKLRVAEKL from the coding sequence ATGAAATTCAAACACACCAGTGTACTCTTACACGAAACTATCGACAATTTGAAACCAAAAAACGGTGGTCTTTATGTAGATGCAACTTTTGGCGGTGGTGGACACGCTAGATATTTGCTCAGCAAAATTGACACCGGTACGCTTGTAGGTTTTGACCAAGATGAATATGCGATAAAATCGGCGAAGTTGAACTTTGCGAATTTATTACAACCGGATAGTGAGCCAAGGTTAGAATTGGTACATGACAACTTTAGTAATCTGGAAAAGGACCTGGTAAAACTGGGTTACTCAGATGGAATAGATGGCATTTACTATGACCTAGGTGTATCTTCCCCTCAATTTGATCAAGCAGATCGCGGTTTTTCATATCGTTATGATGCGCGATTAGATATGAGGATGGATCAAAGTCAGGACTTAGATGCTTATCAGTTAGTTAATACTTTAAGTCAAAAAGAACTGGCAGATATTTTGTATCAATATGGCGATGAAAAGTTTTCTCGTCAAATTGCTCACAGAATCGTAGAAAGACGACGGGAAAAGCCAATTGCAACGACTTTTGAATTAGTTGATGTGATTAAAGATGCGATTCCTGCGTATGCACGAAGGACTGGAGGGCACCCGGCAAAGAAGAGTTTTCAAGCTTTGCGGGTCGCTGTTAATCACGAACTTGATGTTTTACAAGCTTCGCTAGAGGAAGCAATTAAGATATTGCGTCCAGGTGGTCGAATCAGTGTAATTACGTTTCAGTCTCATGAAGACAAGATCGTTAAAAGGATTTTTAAGAAGTATTCAGAAGTTGAGGTGCCAAGAGGAATGCCATTTATACCGGACGGTATGAAGCCAACGCTACGTTTGGTAAATCACAAACCAATTGTAGCCTCTACTTCTGAGTTAGAGAACAACAACCGCTCACACAGTGCAAAACTACGGGTTGCAGAGAAGTTATAA
- a CDS encoding rod shape-determining protein, with protein MFGLGTKNIGIDLGTANTLVYMEGKGIVLREPSVVAKNTQTGEVIAVGSEAKEMIGRTPGSIVAIRPMKDGVIADYDTTAAMLKYFMEKTVGNSKPSVMVCVPSGVTEVEKRAVIDAARVAGAREAFVIEEPFAAAIGAGLPVMDPTGSMVVDIGGGTTDVATISLGGIVSSTSIRQAGDEFNNAIVNYVHSNFNLLIGERTAEDIKIQIGSASVEKAKEIESMNIRGRDLVTGLPKSVDIEAVDVAKAIQDVVQDIIVAIKETLEQTSPEIAADVIDHGIVLTGGGALLKNLPEVISEATKVPVFIAQDPLDCVAIGTGESLKNIEVMRRSRK; from the coding sequence GTGTTTGGATTAGGTACAAAGAATATTGGTATCGATTTAGGTACAGCCAATACACTTGTTTATATGGAAGGTAAGGGCATTGTTCTTAGAGAACCTTCAGTAGTAGCAAAGAATACACAAACAGGCGAAGTAATCGCCGTTGGTTCAGAAGCAAAAGAAATGATTGGTAGAACACCAGGCAGCATTGTAGCTATTCGTCCAATGAAGGACGGTGTAATCGCTGATTACGATACTACTGCAGCAATGCTTAAATATTTTATGGAAAAGACTGTTGGTAATTCCAAGCCTTCAGTAATGGTATGTGTTCCTTCAGGTGTTACTGAAGTTGAAAAGCGTGCCGTAATTGATGCAGCTAGAGTTGCAGGTGCTCGTGAAGCATTTGTAATTGAAGAACCATTTGCAGCTGCAATCGGTGCTGGTCTTCCAGTTATGGACCCTACTGGTTCAATGGTTGTTGATATCGGTGGTGGTACTACTGATGTTGCTACAATTTCATTAGGTGGAATCGTTTCATCAACTTCAATTCGTCAAGCCGGTGATGAGTTTAATAATGCGATTGTTAACTATGTTCACTCAAACTTTAACTTATTAATCGGTGAAAGAACTGCAGAAGACATTAAAATTCAAATTGGTTCAGCTTCAGTTGAAAAGGCTAAAGAAATTGAATCAATGAATATTCGTGGTCGTGATTTAGTAACTGGTTTACCAAAATCTGTTGATATTGAAGCAGTTGATGTTGCCAAGGCTATTCAAGATGTAGTTCAAGACATTATCGTAGCTATTAAGGAGACTTTGGAACAAACTTCACCAGAAATTGCTGCCGATGTTATTGATCATGGTATTGTTTTAACTGGTGGTGGTGCACTCTTGAAGAATTTGCCAGAAGTTATTTCTGAAGCAACTAAGGTTCCTGTGTTTATTGCTCAAGATCCACTTGATTGTGTAGCAATTGGTACTGGTGAATCACTCAAGAATATTGAAGTAATGCGTAGAAGTCGCAAATAA
- the mraY gene encoding phospho-N-acetylmuramoyl-pentapeptide-transferase: MNMMLASCIALVSSLVLTVIFIPLLIKFMRSHHEGQEIRDEGPKWHQKKSGTPTMGGTVFVIAAVISVIWVAAMQHSLNKVVWILVISLLGYGIIGFLDDGIKLYFKRNLGLRAWQKLALQIIIAILIVLIATSDHFQFGLYIPFAGVVHSLVLFVAFIIFWLVGFSNAVNLSDGLDGLATGLSVVAYGTYAYIAFKQKNFAVLAFCMSVIGGLIAFFIFNHKPAKIFMGDAGSLALGGGLATISIMLNRPWSLLLVGIVFVCETASVILQVISFQTTGKRIFKMTPIHHHFEMLGWSEWKVDIVFWLVGLIGSILYLVIWG; encoded by the coding sequence ATGAATATGATGTTGGCAAGTTGTATTGCCCTAGTTAGTTCACTGGTTTTGACAGTGATCTTTATTCCATTGTTGATTAAATTTATGCGGTCACATCACGAAGGACAAGAAATTCGTGATGAAGGTCCTAAATGGCATCAAAAAAAGTCTGGCACACCTACAATGGGTGGGACCGTTTTTGTAATTGCAGCAGTTATTTCTGTTATTTGGGTAGCTGCTATGCAGCACAGCTTGAATAAAGTTGTTTGGATTTTGGTAATCAGTCTCTTAGGCTACGGTATTATCGGTTTCCTTGATGATGGTATTAAGCTTTACTTCAAACGTAATTTAGGCTTGCGTGCATGGCAAAAATTAGCATTACAGATTATAATTGCAATTTTAATTGTCTTGATTGCTACAAGTGATCATTTTCAATTTGGGTTATATATTCCTTTTGCTGGGGTTGTCCATAGCTTAGTTTTATTTGTGGCATTTATTATTTTTTGGCTGGTTGGTTTTTCAAATGCTGTTAACTTGTCCGATGGTCTTGATGGTTTAGCAACAGGTTTATCAGTTGTAGCATATGGTACATATGCCTATATCGCATTCAAACAAAAGAATTTTGCTGTTTTGGCCTTTTGTATGAGTGTAATTGGTGGTTTAATTGCCTTCTTTATTTTTAACCATAAGCCGGCTAAAATTTTCATGGGTGATGCTGGTTCACTTGCTTTAGGTGGCGGTTTAGCAACAATCAGTATTATGCTTAACCGTCCCTGGTCATTATTGTTAGTTGGGATTGTTTTTGTTTGTGAAACTGCTAGTGTAATTTTACAAGTAATTTCTTTCCAAACTACGGGTAAGCGTATTTTTAAGATGACACCTATCCATCACCACTTTGAAATGTTGGGTTGGTCAGAATGGAAAGTAGATATTGTCTTCTGGTTAGTTGGATTAATTGGCAGTATTTTGTATTTAGTAATTTGGGGATAA
- a CDS encoding DUF4044 domain-containing protein, with product MARKKKKKSGFQKLTIAMAWIMAIITLAAVIAQAAISLQSF from the coding sequence ATGGCACGAAAAAAGAAAAAGAAATCAGGTTTTCAAAAATTAACTATTGCAATGGCTTGGATCATGGCAATTATTACTTTAGCAGCTGTTATTGCTCAAGCTGCTATCTCACTTCAAAGTTTTTAA
- the mraZ gene encoding division/cell wall cluster transcriptional repressor MraZ: MFMGEYHHNLDSKGRLIIPAKLRDQIGDKMIFTRGMEGCIFGYSMEEWSKIEAKLAKLPLTKRNTRKFMRLFYSGAMECEFDKQGRVNLTTTLKMHAKLIKECVIIGVSDRIEIWSKERWTSFEEEANEDYDDIAENLDDIEL, from the coding sequence ATGTTCATGGGTGAATATCACCACAATCTTGATAGCAAGGGTCGCCTGATTATACCAGCGAAACTTCGCGATCAGATTGGCGACAAGATGATATTCACGCGAGGAATGGAAGGCTGCATTTTTGGCTACTCGATGGAGGAGTGGTCGAAGATTGAAGCTAAATTAGCAAAACTTCCGTTGACTAAGAGGAATACACGTAAATTTATGCGTTTATTCTACTCTGGTGCGATGGAATGTGAGTTTGATAAGCAAGGTCGCGTTAATCTGACAACAACGTTGAAAATGCATGCCAAACTCATTAAAGAATGTGTCATCATTGGTGTCTCTGATCGAATTGAAATTTGGTCAAAAGAACGTTGGACTAGTTTTGAAGAAGAAGCTAACGAAGACTATGATGATATTGCTGAAAATTTGGACGACATTGAACTATAA
- the mreC gene encoding rod shape-determining protein MreC produces MKKFLQNKKLLSAFIIIVVILAVLGGSVSLRNRRNTPLLIQSLGNDVVALGTRIVDVPVGLVSGGLNSVHDILNTQEENNHLKREVTNLGQTKARNSALEKENRQLKSALKLKDTLSGYTMVNASVISRSPDTWSDLLVINKGSSAGIKKNMAVMCDGGVIGRIVEANAASSKVELLTTTDESANRFSVQADAANGKTVHGIITVTSNNYLAFTQVVDGRKLKAGTRVYTSGMGGNSPKGLLIGTVTTTTRDSFGLSDQIRIKPAGDISDPSVVTVIERQVAN; encoded by the coding sequence ATGAAAAAATTTCTGCAAAATAAAAAGTTATTATCAGCATTTATTATAATAGTTGTTATTTTAGCCGTTTTGGGTGGGAGTGTTAGCTTGCGCAATAGGCGCAATACACCTTTACTGATTCAAAGCTTGGGTAACGATGTCGTTGCTTTAGGTACTAGAATTGTTGATGTACCAGTAGGGCTCGTGTCAGGCGGATTAAATAGTGTTCATGATATTTTAAATACGCAAGAAGAAAACAATCATCTAAAGCGAGAAGTTACTAATTTAGGCCAGACGAAGGCTCGCAATTCAGCTCTTGAAAAAGAAAATAGGCAATTGAAGTCTGCATTGAAATTAAAAGATACGTTAAGTGGCTATACCATGGTCAACGCCTCTGTTATTTCTCGGTCGCCTGATACATGGTCAGATTTATTAGTGATTAATAAAGGAAGTTCAGCTGGAATTAAAAAGAATATGGCTGTCATGTGCGATGGCGGTGTTATTGGTCGAATTGTAGAAGCAAATGCTGCTTCTTCCAAGGTGGAATTACTTACTACTACTGATGAGTCGGCTAATCGCTTCTCTGTTCAAGCGGATGCTGCGAATGGAAAAACAGTACATGGTATTATTACAGTTACTTCCAATAATTATCTTGCCTTTACACAGGTGGTTGATGGTCGCAAACTGAAGGCCGGCACGAGAGTTTATACTAGTGGTATGGGCGGTAACTCACCAAAAGGCTTGTTAATTGGGACAGTTACTACGACAACTCGTGATTCATTTGGTCTATCTGATCAGATTAGAATTAAACCAGCAGGTGATATTAGTGATCCATCTGTTGTAACTGTAATTGAAAGACAGGTGGCTAATTAA
- the ftsL gene encoding cell division protein FtsL, with protein MADSSARKIEYEPSSRNGSQRRQRIILDPRKVPYSGIEKALMIIGSVITLGMMIFLVSSSISATSAQHDLTRTQQTVAKEQNKITDLRQEIGELTSTSRLNKIAREKGLTLINKNIRTIR; from the coding sequence ATGGCTGATAGCTCAGCAAGAAAAATTGAATATGAACCAAGTAGTAGAAATGGTTCGCAAAGACGACAACGAATTATCCTTGATCCGCGTAAAGTTCCTTATAGTGGCATAGAAAAAGCTTTGATGATTATTGGAAGCGTCATTACGTTGGGCATGATGATCTTTCTAGTTTCTTCTAGTATTTCTGCAACTTCGGCTCAACATGATTTGACTAGAACTCAACAAACAGTTGCTAAGGAACAGAATAAGATTACCGATTTACGTCAAGAGATTGGGGAGTTGACCTCTACTTCACGTTTAAATAAAATTGCACGTGAAAAAGGATTAACTCTAATTAACAAAAATATTAGGACGATTCGTTAA
- a CDS encoding JAB domain-containing protein — MLKRKPNHYFVKTDLELLTQLFEQLENKGIHTLQDLNVFLKNAGLNSFNDLLKFITSSECSDELAITAEAVLDRLRCASPKRKTILTSSIEVGTYLADKLIGHKQEELWALYIDNSNHIIAEKKLFQGTLNRSIAHPREIFRWAVIYGCSGIFIAHNHPSGKLTPSASDLELTESLRQAAKMMKIDFLDHFIVGEGQYLSLREKNCFKVL; from the coding sequence ATGTTAAAAAGAAAACCAAATCATTACTTTGTCAAAACAGATTTAGAGCTATTGACACAATTATTTGAACAACTAGAAAATAAAGGAATTCATACGTTGCAGGACTTAAATGTTTTTCTGAAAAACGCAGGGTTAAATTCGTTTAATGATCTATTAAAGTTTATTACCAGTTCAGAATGCTCGGATGAACTTGCTATTACGGCTGAGGCAGTACTAGATCGTTTGCGCTGCGCTTCACCTAAGAGAAAGACAATTTTGACATCTAGCATTGAAGTAGGTACGTATTTAGCTGATAAGCTGATAGGACACAAGCAGGAAGAATTGTGGGCATTGTATATTGACAATAGCAACCACATTATTGCTGAGAAGAAACTATTTCAAGGGACTTTGAATAGATCAATTGCTCATCCGCGGGAAATTTTTCGGTGGGCAGTTATTTATGGCTGCTCTGGAATTTTTATTGCTCATAATCATCCTAGTGGTAAATTAACGCCATCTGCAAGTGACTTGGAATTAACTGAAAGTTTACGTCAAGCTGCAAAAATGATGAAAATTGATTTCTTAGACCATTTTATCGTGGGAGAAGGTCAATATTTAAGTTTGCGTGAGAAAAATTGTTTTAAAGTTCTTTAA
- the murD gene encoding UDP-N-acetylmuramoyl-L-alanine--D-glutamate ligase encodes MKDIKTYNNKNILVLGLGKSGFAVSELLLQLGANLTLNDKADLEKNAKAQELKSRGVRVIGGHHPVDLLEKEHFDYLVKNPGIPYENPMVQKAEELNIPIITEPEVALSCSDAPYVCVTGSNGKTTTVMLTQRILDHHLQKSGHHAYAVGNIGVPISEVVPKATKDDILVVEISSFQLLGVTDIDPKVAAIVDIYNNVHLDYHKTFENYVNAKLNVTRTQNSNDYFIANYDQKDILAKEKEVSLAKMQTFSETDHNADYFIGDEYLESQNEKIMKISDIKLPGIHNLQNSLVAIAISKIMGADNDDIAAVLSTFTGAKHRLQYVTTLDGCKVYNDSKSTNIEAATVAIPSFKQPEVLIAGGLDRGFTFDDLVPLFKKHVKSIVLYGETRYLLADAARKAGIKDIVIVNTLQEAVPRAWELVEPGDVLLFSPACASWDQFRTFEERGDYFVRFVEELKTK; translated from the coding sequence ATGAAGGATATTAAAACTTATAATAATAAAAACATTTTGGTTCTAGGCTTGGGTAAAAGTGGTTTTGCTGTTAGCGAACTCCTTTTGCAATTAGGAGCAAATTTAACTTTAAATGATAAAGCTGATTTGGAGAAAAATGCTAAGGCACAAGAATTGAAAAGTCGCGGCGTACGCGTAATTGGCGGTCATCATCCAGTTGATTTGCTTGAAAAAGAACATTTTGATTATTTAGTTAAAAATCCAGGTATTCCCTATGAAAATCCGATGGTTCAAAAAGCTGAGGAGTTGAATATCCCGATTATTACTGAACCAGAAGTTGCCTTAAGTTGTAGTGATGCTCCCTATGTTTGTGTGACTGGTTCAAATGGAAAAACTACTACGGTAATGCTGACACAAAGAATTTTGGACCATCATTTGCAAAAATCTGGTCATCATGCTTATGCAGTTGGTAATATTGGCGTACCGATTTCTGAAGTTGTACCTAAGGCAACTAAGGATGATATTTTAGTAGTTGAAATTTCTAGTTTCCAGCTTTTGGGTGTAACTGATATTGATCCTAAAGTTGCAGCGATTGTTGATATTTACAACAACGTCCACTTAGATTATCACAAGACTTTTGAAAATTATGTCAATGCAAAGTTGAATGTAACTAGAACGCAAAACAGTAATGATTACTTTATTGCTAATTATGATCAAAAAGATATTTTGGCTAAGGAAAAAGAAGTTTCACTAGCTAAAATGCAAACTTTTTCTGAGACAGATCATAATGCTGATTATTTCATTGGCGATGAATATCTTGAAAGTCAAAACGAAAAGATTATGAAGATTTCTGATATTAAATTACCAGGTATTCATAATTTGCAAAATAGTTTAGTCGCTATTGCAATTTCTAAAATTATGGGCGCTGATAATGATGATATCGCCGCAGTATTGAGCACCTTTACTGGCGCTAAGCATCGTTTGCAATATGTAACAACACTTGATGGCTGCAAGGTTTATAATGATTCTAAGTCAACTAATATTGAAGCAGCAACTGTAGCTATTCCATCATTTAAGCAACCGGAAGTATTGATTGCTGGTGGGTTAGACCGTGGCTTCACTTTTGATGATTTGGTACCATTATTTAAAAAACATGTTAAGTCAATTGTTCTTTATGGTGAAACTAGATATTTGTTAGCTGACGCAGCTAGAAAAGCAGGAATTAAGGACATTGTAATTGTTAATACACTACAAGAGGCCGTTCCTCGTGCTTGGGAATTAGTTGAACCAGGCGATGTACTATTGTTCTCACCAGCATGTGCTTCTTGGGATCAATTTAGAACATTTGAAGAACGTGGCGATTACTTTGTTAGATTTGTTGAGGAATTAAAGACTAAATAA
- a CDS encoding HAD family hydrolase yields MRVQGLDDDIQGIIFDMDGLLVNSEKLYWDANIQAAEEENLGTPRDAYLKLTGATVKEMQDFYHKYFKTEADRDRFIKRTDDLVWQWTDEGKLKLQPGVQEALDEFEKRGLKMAIASSNYENVVQHAMWATGIRNYFDFHLSYLDVQRGHIKAKPAPDIYLEAAKKMNLPKENILVFEDSSTGVQAAANARLKCVMVPDLKAPSVKDKQNATMICQNFFEFLKKI; encoded by the coding sequence ATGCGCGTACAAGGGCTAGATGATGATATTCAAGGCATTATCTTTGATATGGACGGTTTGCTAGTTAATTCAGAGAAGCTGTATTGGGATGCTAATATTCAGGCGGCAGAAGAAGAGAATTTGGGTACGCCGCGGGATGCTTATCTCAAGTTAACTGGTGCTACAGTTAAAGAGATGCAGGATTTTTATCATAAATATTTTAAAACTGAAGCAGACCGTGATCGTTTTATTAAGCGAACTGATGACTTGGTGTGGCAATGGACTGATGAGGGAAAGTTAAAGCTGCAACCTGGTGTTCAAGAAGCATTAGACGAATTTGAAAAGCGTGGCTTGAAGATGGCGATTGCTTCAAGTAATTATGAAAATGTAGTTCAGCATGCTATGTGGGCGACTGGAATCAGAAATTATTTTGATTTTCATCTTAGTTATCTTGATGTACAAAGAGGTCACATTAAGGCTAAGCCGGCACCAGATATTTATCTAGAAGCAGCTAAGAAAATGAATTTACCTAAAGAAAATATTTTAGTTTTTGAAGATTCATCAACCGGTGTTCAAGCAGCTGCTAATGCAAGGTTAAAATGTGTGATGGTACCAGATTTGAAAGCACCATCTGTTAAAGATAAGCAGAATGCAACGATGATTTGTCAAAACTTTTTTGAATTTCTGAAAAAAATTTAG